The Acidobacteriota bacterium genome has a segment encoding these proteins:
- a CDS encoding S41 family peptidase, with protein sequence MRAVTSLATGVGAVVMSAIVGGLFGGQVLARQDSMTRQYDAFASAVAAIEDNYVDDVDVEQLVSRAIGGMLQTLDPHSNFMDARQYARLRERQEGRYYGLGIQISVIDGGITVNSIFEGSPAYRRGIRRGDVIARIEGENAIGMSSDEAVRLLRGPRGSAVGISVRRDGYEELIDLRVERDEISIATVEAAFLVDGSTGYVRLRDFSETSNDELSRALASLRDAGAARLLLDLRGNPGGPLDQAIKVSNQFLSRGDMIVYTRGRVANSDQDYHARDAGDYTNQPLIVMVNRNSASASEIVAGAIQDHDRGLVVGETTFGKALVQSIYRVSHGAGLALTTARYFTPSGRMIQRPWDTAFDEYLTYSLREPESPVRAPADRKFTNAGREVYSGGGVEPDHFFTGPIEGFDPSRFGRLLAARREFISFAQRFIAAGDTRVTVEGRDREIVDRGFVVDDAMLDRFKAHVQARGLTVDEDDFADDVDFIRAMIHYEIDKDLFGEIEARRNLFGRDPQAQHALTLFDEAVALLRLSSAPRAVASR encoded by the coding sequence ATGCGAGCAGTGACATCTCTAGCGACCGGAGTCGGCGCCGTCGTCATGTCGGCCATCGTGGGCGGGTTGTTCGGCGGCCAGGTGCTTGCGCGCCAGGATTCGATGACCCGGCAATACGACGCGTTCGCGTCGGCGGTCGCCGCGATCGAGGACAACTACGTCGACGACGTGGATGTCGAGCAGCTCGTGTCGCGGGCAATCGGGGGCATGCTGCAGACCCTCGACCCGCATTCGAACTTCATGGACGCCCGGCAGTACGCCCGCCTGCGGGAACGCCAGGAGGGCCGCTACTACGGACTCGGGATCCAGATCAGCGTCATCGACGGCGGCATCACGGTCAACAGCATTTTCGAGGGGTCGCCCGCCTACCGGCGCGGGATCCGGCGCGGCGACGTCATCGCGCGAATCGAGGGCGAGAACGCCATCGGGATGAGCAGCGACGAGGCGGTGCGCCTGCTGCGCGGCCCGCGCGGCAGCGCGGTGGGCATCTCCGTGCGCCGCGACGGCTACGAGGAGTTGATCGACCTGCGCGTCGAGCGGGACGAGATCAGCATCGCCACCGTCGAGGCCGCGTTCCTGGTCGACGGGTCGACGGGCTACGTGCGCCTGCGCGACTTCTCGGAGACGAGCAACGACGAGTTGTCGCGGGCGTTGGCATCGCTGCGCGATGCGGGTGCCGCGCGGCTCCTGCTCGATTTGCGGGGCAACCCCGGCGGGCCGCTCGATCAGGCCATCAAGGTCTCGAATCAGTTCCTGTCGCGCGGCGACATGATCGTCTACACGCGGGGCCGCGTCGCCAACTCCGACCAGGACTACCATGCCCGCGACGCCGGAGACTACACGAACCAGCCGCTCATCGTGATGGTGAACCGCAACAGCGCCAGTGCGTCGGAGATCGTCGCGGGCGCGATTCAGGATCACGATCGCGGGTTGGTCGTCGGCGAGACCACGTTCGGCAAGGCGCTCGTCCAGTCCATCTATCGCGTGAGCCACGGCGCGGGGCTCGCGTTGACCACGGCCCGCTACTTCACGCCGAGCGGAAGGATGATCCAGCGGCCGTGGGATACCGCGTTCGACGAGTATCTGACCTATTCCCTCCGCGAGCCGGAGAGCCCGGTGCGCGCCCCCGCCGACCGCAAGTTCACCAACGCCGGCCGCGAGGTCTACAGCGGGGGCGGCGTCGAGCCGGACCACTTCTTCACGGGGCCGATAGAAGGTTTCGATCCGTCGCGCTTCGGGCGACTGCTGGCGGCCAGGCGGGAGTTCATCTCCTTCGCGCAACGATTCATCGCGGCGGGCGATACCCGGGTGACCGTCGAGGGGCGTGATCGGGAGATCGTCGACCGGGGGTTCGTCGTCGACGACGCGATGCTGGACCGGTTCAAGGCGCATGTCCAGGCGCGGGGGCTGACCGTCGACGAGGACGATTTCGCGGACGACGTGGACTTCATCCGCGCGATGATTCACTACGAGATCGACAAGGATCTGTTCGGCGAGATCGAAGCACGGCGAAACCTCTTCGGGCGTGACCCGCAGGCACAGCATGCATTGACGCTGTTCGACGAGGCGGTTGCGCTGCTGCGGCTGTCCTCGGCGCCGCGCGCCGTCGCCTCCAGATAG
- the smc gene encoding chromosome segregation protein SMC, translating into MRLHQLEIAGFKSFAERAALAFDDGVTAIVGPNGCGKSNVIDAITWVLGEQSARSLRGERMEDIIFSGSDARRPTAAAEVRIQLSEVTAALANGANGLPVAGAPLRALNGNGAGRGGRGHGNGRAHPMGAGPPPPVAARPSPAERDPARLHDEDDDPAEPAISRDVEVARRLYRSGESEYLIDGRVCRLRDIQDLLMDSGLGVKAYAVIEQGRIGQILGARPAERRQLLEEAAGVTKYRARRRTAELKLEAAQQNLTRVDDIVFEVEKQRGALKRQAAKARRYRRLREELRRWQSVHFARRSRLLENAIETATERLGEAREAERGAAAALAALESGRERLRLELAETDGAATALRETAHAREIEVERHQQRIEFGKRRAGELAKAVEQGAATLGSLEARCGPLGEELEAQRTAHGRCVVDRDTTLERLQDAERALAEGQRAIEGREGDVEAARSEMFAAVNAATALQNVIDNAASVHRRIAESLSKTDAEAADLEAESDRIGGARATAEAARGQGRERLAAVHAARAERKAELASARVAIESRASDLRAREQQVAVARARVESLEEIEAGRTAYGEAAREILAAGSEVAHHGSVADHLEVERADETAVESCLADVLQDVVVPSRRDALAGAALAAARDMGRCGFLVTDDAQAASAADPPHPALRGLTDVVRVNGAGEAAVRRLLQQRWVAPSIEVAAAAAGATEDPIATPEGVVLRGAGRLAGGGRRGASGLLGPKREIKELRERIGREAEAVERLGGEIEAHEAGAVRIEHALGALQDDAHTLEKQLVGLDMQLTRLDDERTRVADRQRVVEIERGQLTEERGALEAREAEAREAIERLEADQRSADECFMEAERRLHHAREAVESLGQDAANCRARHATMSERAAALASDVRRLDDQANELRERIARCKADNERAGADRGGILEEVARCERKLDTDVEQFDALRREIVQVDEQVAALRQRIAAHDEQVRVGRQTLEGARAEVGRQEVSLATADADLAHLTESCAASLQASLQDVRREVDALEADGPLEPDRALLGARAPAADASDDDPPVATVAGAQARFADDDAVGADDASGADGGGGPAEARPVDADRMVDLLRAKVERLGAVNMMAIDQFDELEERHAFLTAQRKDLLDSIATTGDAIKRIDATTRTRFREAFTAVNAHFQLTFETLFGGGRAELVLLDESDVLESGIDIAAQPPGKRLQSIQLLSGGEKALTAMALMFAIFKYRPSPFCLLDEIDAPLDDANIGRFVDMLRGLQDRTQFVLVTHNRKTMEIADRLYGITMEEPGVSKLISVNMAQ; encoded by the coding sequence ATGCGACTCCATCAGCTCGAAATCGCCGGATTCAAGAGCTTCGCGGAACGGGCCGCCCTGGCGTTCGACGATGGCGTGACCGCGATCGTCGGGCCCAACGGTTGCGGCAAGAGCAACGTCATAGACGCCATTACGTGGGTGTTGGGTGAGCAGAGCGCACGCAGCCTGCGGGGCGAGCGGATGGAGGACATCATCTTCAGCGGCAGTGACGCCCGGCGTCCGACCGCGGCTGCGGAGGTTCGCATTCAACTCTCCGAGGTGACGGCCGCCCTGGCGAACGGCGCCAACGGGCTGCCCGTCGCCGGCGCCCCGCTTCGGGCCTTGAACGGCAACGGCGCCGGGCGCGGCGGCAGGGGGCATGGCAACGGCAGGGCGCATCCGATGGGCGCGGGGCCGCCTCCGCCCGTGGCGGCCAGGCCGTCGCCGGCCGAGCGGGACCCGGCGCGCCTGCACGATGAGGACGACGATCCGGCCGAGCCTGCCATCAGCCGCGACGTCGAGGTGGCCCGGCGGCTGTACAGGTCGGGGGAGAGCGAGTATCTCATCGACGGGCGGGTCTGCCGGCTCCGCGACATTCAGGATCTCCTGATGGACTCGGGACTCGGCGTGAAGGCCTATGCGGTCATAGAGCAGGGGCGGATCGGACAGATCCTGGGCGCACGGCCCGCCGAGCGCCGGCAACTGCTCGAGGAGGCGGCGGGTGTCACCAAGTACAGGGCCCGGCGCCGTACGGCGGAGCTGAAGCTCGAGGCCGCGCAGCAGAACCTGACGCGCGTCGACGACATCGTCTTCGAGGTGGAGAAACAGCGCGGCGCACTCAAGCGACAGGCTGCCAAGGCACGCCGGTATCGCCGGCTGCGCGAAGAGCTGCGGCGGTGGCAGAGCGTGCACTTCGCGCGCCGGAGCCGCTTGCTCGAGAACGCCATCGAGACCGCCACCGAGCGGCTGGGCGAGGCGCGAGAAGCAGAACGGGGAGCGGCAGCCGCACTGGCGGCGCTGGAGAGCGGCCGGGAGCGCCTGCGCCTGGAGCTGGCCGAGACCGACGGCGCGGCGACGGCGCTTCGCGAGACGGCGCATGCTCGCGAAATCGAGGTCGAGCGGCATCAACAGCGGATCGAGTTCGGCAAGCGCCGCGCCGGGGAGCTTGCGAAGGCCGTCGAGCAGGGGGCCGCTACGCTGGGATCCCTCGAGGCGCGCTGCGGCCCTCTCGGAGAAGAGCTGGAGGCGCAGCGGACGGCGCACGGGCGATGCGTCGTCGATCGCGACACGACGCTCGAGCGGCTGCAGGACGCCGAACGGGCACTGGCGGAGGGTCAGCGGGCGATCGAGGGGCGGGAGGGAGACGTCGAAGCCGCTCGCAGCGAGATGTTCGCGGCAGTGAACGCGGCGACTGCGTTGCAGAACGTCATCGACAACGCCGCCTCGGTCCACCGTCGAATCGCCGAATCCCTGTCGAAGACCGATGCGGAAGCGGCCGATCTCGAGGCGGAGTCCGACCGTATCGGCGGGGCGCGGGCGACGGCGGAGGCGGCTCGCGGCCAGGGGCGTGAGAGGTTGGCGGCCGTGCATGCCGCGCGGGCCGAGCGGAAGGCGGAGCTCGCATCCGCCCGCGTTGCGATCGAGTCCCGTGCGAGCGATCTGCGGGCTCGCGAGCAGCAGGTGGCGGTGGCGCGCGCGCGCGTCGAGTCGCTCGAGGAGATCGAGGCCGGGCGCACCGCGTACGGCGAAGCCGCGCGAGAGATCCTCGCCGCCGGCAGCGAGGTCGCCCATCATGGATCGGTGGCCGACCATCTCGAGGTCGAGCGGGCGGACGAGACGGCGGTCGAGTCCTGTCTGGCGGACGTTCTGCAGGACGTGGTCGTGCCGTCGCGCAGGGACGCGCTCGCCGGTGCGGCGCTTGCCGCCGCGCGCGACATGGGGCGTTGCGGCTTCCTCGTCACCGACGACGCGCAGGCGGCCAGCGCCGCCGACCCTCCGCATCCCGCGCTCCGGGGACTGACGGACGTCGTGCGCGTGAACGGCGCCGGCGAGGCTGCGGTGCGGCGGTTGCTGCAGCAGCGGTGGGTCGCGCCGTCCATCGAAGTGGCGGCGGCCGCGGCAGGCGCGACGGAGGACCCGATCGCGACGCCGGAGGGCGTCGTCCTGCGGGGAGCGGGCCGCCTCGCCGGTGGCGGCCGCCGGGGCGCTTCGGGACTGCTCGGTCCGAAGCGGGAGATCAAGGAGTTGCGCGAACGGATCGGCCGCGAGGCTGAGGCGGTCGAGCGGCTCGGCGGCGAGATCGAGGCGCACGAGGCCGGCGCGGTGCGGATCGAACACGCCCTCGGCGCGCTGCAGGACGACGCGCACACGCTGGAGAAGCAGCTCGTCGGCCTCGACATGCAATTGACGCGGCTCGACGACGAGCGGACGCGGGTTGCGGACAGGCAACGCGTGGTCGAGATCGAACGCGGGCAGTTGACGGAGGAACGAGGCGCTCTCGAGGCGCGGGAGGCGGAGGCGCGCGAGGCGATAGAACGGCTGGAGGCGGACCAGAGATCGGCCGACGAGTGTTTCATGGAGGCCGAGCGCCGCCTGCACCACGCCCGGGAGGCGGTCGAGTCCCTGGGGCAGGACGCCGCCAACTGCAGAGCGCGGCATGCGACCATGTCCGAGCGCGCCGCGGCGCTTGCATCGGACGTGCGGCGGCTCGATGACCAGGCCAACGAGCTGCGCGAGAGGATCGCGCGGTGCAAAGCCGACAACGAGCGCGCCGGCGCCGACAGAGGCGGCATTCTGGAGGAGGTGGCCCGCTGCGAACGGAAGCTCGACACCGACGTCGAGCAGTTCGATGCGCTCCGGCGGGAGATCGTGCAGGTCGACGAGCAGGTTGCGGCGTTGCGGCAGCGGATCGCGGCCCACGACGAGCAGGTCCGGGTTGGCCGGCAGACGCTCGAGGGCGCCCGCGCCGAGGTTGGCCGGCAGGAGGTGTCTCTGGCCACGGCCGACGCCGATCTGGCGCACCTGACCGAGTCGTGCGCGGCGTCGTTGCAGGCCAGTCTGCAGGACGTCCGGCGGGAGGTGGACGCACTCGAAGCGGATGGCCCGCTCGAGCCCGACCGTGCGCTCCTCGGCGCGCGGGCGCCTGCGGCCGATGCATCCGATGATGACCCGCCCGTCGCGACGGTGGCCGGGGCGCAAGCGCGTTTCGCCGATGACGATGCCGTCGGTGCGGACGACGCGAGCGGAGCGGACGGCGGCGGAGGGCCGGCCGAGGCACGACCGGTCGACGCGGATAGGATGGTCGACCTCCTGCGCGCGAAGGTCGAACGGCTCGGCGCAGTCAACATGATGGCCATCGACCAGTTCGACGAGCTGGAGGAGCGGCACGCGTTCCTTACCGCCCAGCGGAAGGATCTGCTCGATTCGATTGCGACGACGGGAGATGCCATCAAGCGGATCGATGCAACGACCCGCACGCGTTTTCGGGAGGCGTTCACGGCCGTCAACGCACATTTTCAGTTGACGTTCGAGACGCTGTTCGGGGGTGGGCGCGCCGAGCTGGTGTTGCTCGACGAATCGGACGTGCTGGAGAGCGGCATCGACATTGCCGCGCAGCCGCCGGGGAAGCGGCTCCAGAGCATTCAACTGCTCTCCGGCGGCGAGAAGGCGCTGACGGCGATGGCGTTGATGTTCGCCATCTTCAAGTATCGGCCGAGCCCCTTCTGTCTTCTGGACGAGATCGACGCGCCGCTGGACGACGCCAACATCGGGCGTTTCGTGGACATGCTGCGAGGACTTCAGGATCGGACGCAGTTCGTCCTGGTCACGCACAACCGCAAGACGATGGAGATCGCGGACCGCCTCTACGGCATCACGATGGAGGAGCCGGGCGTGTCGAAGCTGATCTCCGTCAACATGGCGCAGTAG
- a CDS encoding M48 family metalloprotease, with translation MNEGKAARFHRLRRRSRRLAFVARAGVLLAAVGWGYPADFVSAALSVAVLPDAVRVVLGAGLFTAALFLASELLALPFVFHADFLLERRFGLSRQSFGGWLLGQGQVTAMRMAGWAAGAVAVYAAIGISPDMWWRLAGAGWLVAGAAQASLASAMLARRTRPLERPALRARLEALTRRVGAPSIAIHEWRVGPTSDAANAAVVGIGPSRRILVSDTLLDDYSDEEIEVIIAHEIGHHVHWDMWQAIFSAAAVALAAFWTADTVLSAAPLSLLGVEGLWDVGSVPLLALVYGAVSIAAAPMVNLLSRWQERRADRYALRVTGNLEAFVSGLRRVSAQYLAEERPPRLVEWFFHSHPSLAARMAGARAAASKS, from the coding sequence GTGAACGAAGGCAAGGCGGCTCGCTTCCACCGGCTGAGGCGCCGGAGCCGGCGCCTCGCGTTCGTCGCGAGGGCCGGTGTCCTACTCGCCGCGGTCGGTTGGGGATACCCGGCGGACTTCGTCTCCGCCGCCCTGTCGGTGGCCGTGCTGCCCGACGCGGTTCGGGTTGTGCTGGGGGCCGGTCTGTTCACGGCCGCGCTCTTTCTGGCCAGCGAGTTGCTGGCGCTGCCCTTCGTGTTCCACGCGGACTTTCTGCTGGAACGGCGGTTCGGCCTCTCGCGGCAATCGTTCGGCGGTTGGCTGCTCGGGCAGGGGCAGGTGACCGCGATGCGGATGGCCGGGTGGGCCGCCGGTGCGGTTGCCGTCTATGCGGCCATCGGGATCTCGCCGGACATGTGGTGGCGGCTGGCGGGAGCGGGCTGGCTGGTGGCGGGAGCGGCGCAGGCGAGCCTCGCCTCGGCCATGCTGGCGCGGCGCACGCGGCCGCTGGAGCGACCAGCGCTACGGGCTCGACTCGAGGCGCTGACGCGGCGGGTCGGAGCGCCGAGCATCGCCATTCACGAATGGCGCGTCGGGCCGACGAGCGATGCGGCGAACGCGGCGGTCGTCGGTATCGGTCCCTCCCGGCGCATCCTGGTCTCGGACACGTTGCTCGATGACTATAGCGATGAGGAGATCGAGGTGATCATCGCGCACGAGATCGGCCACCACGTGCACTGGGACATGTGGCAGGCAATCTTCAGCGCCGCCGCGGTGGCGCTGGCGGCGTTCTGGACCGCCGATACGGTGCTGAGCGCGGCACCGCTGTCACTGCTCGGCGTCGAGGGCCTGTGGGACGTCGGCAGCGTGCCGCTGCTGGCGCTCGTGTACGGGGCGGTCTCGATCGCCGCGGCCCCGATGGTCAACCTGCTGTCGCGCTGGCAAGAGCGCAGAGCCGACCGCTACGCGTTGCGCGTGACGGGCAATCTCGAGGCGTTCGTATCCGGACTCCGCCGGGTGAGCGCGCAGTATCTCGCAGAGGAACGCCCCCCGCGGCTCGTCGAGTGGTTCTTCCATTCCCACCCCTCGCTGGCCGCCCGGATGGCGGGAGCCCGCGCCGCCGCTTCGAAGAGCTAG